Proteins from a genomic interval of Paenibacillus sp. FSL H8-0048:
- a CDS encoding helix-turn-helix transcriptional regulator: protein MIADARLAGYGQIVYCDRYLMNEYQDFRLREEYIPEIVKLLELGENSKASAYASHAFEMMLAGEPISFSYVQAFGMGLLSELARKLKRDQDTDTETNILMWQRLIDCTGVEEVRKAVLEYLAHYTQRKEKEQTAQQHHLIQQVRRHLAEHLQENLTVKQLAGLYHLNSSYLSVLFKKETGQTISEYVQETRMNKAKELLRDPGIKVYEVAEQVGFQTAAYFTFLFKKTTGTTPQEYRDYYY, encoded by the coding sequence ATGATTGCCGATGCACGGCTTGCCGGATACGGACAGATTGTCTATTGTGACCGGTATCTGATGAATGAATACCAAGACTTCCGGCTGCGTGAGGAGTATATTCCGGAAATCGTCAAGCTGCTGGAGCTTGGGGAAAATAGCAAAGCGTCGGCTTATGCAAGCCATGCTTTTGAGATGATGCTGGCCGGAGAGCCGATCTCCTTCTCCTATGTACAGGCGTTCGGCATGGGACTGCTCAGCGAATTGGCACGCAAGCTTAAGCGGGATCAGGATACGGATACCGAAACGAACATTCTGATGTGGCAGCGTCTCATTGACTGCACCGGAGTGGAGGAAGTGCGGAAGGCCGTTCTGGAATATCTCGCCCATTACACACAGCGTAAGGAGAAGGAGCAGACTGCACAGCAGCATCATCTGATCCAGCAGGTCCGGCGGCATCTGGCTGAACATCTGCAGGAGAATCTGACGGTGAAGCAACTGGCGGGGCTGTATCATCTGAATTCAAGTTATTTAAGCGTATTGTTCAAAAAAGAAACCGGCCAGACGATCTCCGAATATGTCCAGGAAACGCGCATGAATAAGGCCAAGGAGCTGCTCCGTGATCCTGGCATCAAGGTGTATGAGGTGGCGGAACAGGTAGGCTTTCAGACGGCGGCCTATTTCACCTTTCTTTTCAAGAAGACCACGGGTACCACCCCGCAGGAGTATAGAGATTACTATTACTAG
- a CDS encoding response regulator, translating to MRALIVDDEPMQIQGLLRHIRWEALGYRTPLTAHSGMEALAILKENPVDVLITDVSMPGMTGIELLARIQADYPQQQAMQSVMISGFDEFEFVQEAIQLGAKAYVLKPVKTEELEQKLVALRAAAEKKKQLEQETTLLREKVTESREVLLERFIKDLTGGWVHSAELLDSWRRLLDLPAGEWQATLFLFDCDSLHLHHSQDAKEQILLGEALQNAVKLGLEGFSGAYIGKAGAGETAVLVLEAVPQVRARLEKQLSFIQEVLREQ from the coding sequence ATGCGTGCATTGATTGTTGATGATGAGCCCATGCAAATTCAAGGTCTGCTACGGCATATCCGCTGGGAGGCACTTGGCTACAGAACGCCGCTGACTGCCCATTCCGGGATGGAAGCGCTTGCGATTTTGAAGGAGAACCCTGTGGATGTGCTGATTACCGATGTGTCGATGCCCGGGATGACCGGAATTGAGCTGCTCGCCAGAATCCAGGCTGACTATCCGCAGCAGCAGGCTATGCAATCGGTAATGATCAGCGGCTTCGATGAATTTGAATTTGTGCAGGAGGCGATCCAGCTTGGGGCTAAGGCCTACGTGCTGAAGCCGGTCAAGACGGAGGAGCTGGAACAGAAGCTGGTGGCTCTCCGCGCAGCCGCTGAGAAGAAAAAACAGCTGGAGCAGGAAACAACCCTGCTCAGGGAGAAGGTTACAGAGAGCCGGGAAGTGCTGCTGGAGCGCTTCATTAAGGATTTGACCGGCGGCTGGGTTCACAGTGCTGAACTGCTGGATTCATGGCGGCGTCTGCTTGATCTTCCGGCAGGAGAGTGGCAGGCTACACTGTTCCTGTTCGACTGTGACAGTCTTCACCTGCATCATAGCCAGGATGCCAAGGAGCAGATTCTGCTGGGTGAAGCACTGCAGAATGCGGTGAAGCTGGGGCTGGAGGGCTTTTCCGGCGCTTATATCGGGAAAGCGGGAGCGGGTGAGACCGCTGTGCTGGTGCTGGAAGCGGTTCCGCAGGTGCGGGCCAGGCTGGAGAAGCAGCTAAGCTTCATTCAGGAAGTGCTGCGGGAGCAATAA
- a CDS encoding carbohydrate ABC transporter permease has translation MKASRGEKIAEYIIIVLLSLLCVSVLYPFLYMLAISLNDGADAAKGGVYLWPRRFTLINYEIVLGNETIRHSYLITVGRTIIGTVGGLLVTLLVAFGLSYRGLPLRSTILSYILLTMLFSGGLVPFYIQLNNLGLINTFWVYILPGLFSVWNMFVMLKFIQGIPEALVESAELDGAGPVRILWQIIVPLSKPMLAALGLFTAVGHWNDWFAGAFFVTKQNLIPVQTFLQQLLSAQDLSAVLGSNNNQEALARSSQLQNITLMSIKMSVVMVSALPILCVYPFLQKYFVKGVLLGSVKG, from the coding sequence ATGAAAGCAAGCCGAGGTGAGAAAATAGCAGAATACATCATTATTGTGCTGCTATCCCTGTTATGTGTATCGGTGCTGTATCCGTTCCTCTACATGCTGGCGATTTCGCTGAATGACGGTGCGGATGCGGCCAAAGGCGGGGTCTATCTCTGGCCGCGCCGCTTCACACTGATCAATTACGAGATTGTGCTCGGCAATGAGACCATCAGGCATTCCTACCTGATTACAGTGGGCAGAACGATAATTGGCACGGTTGGCGGGCTGCTGGTCACGCTGCTGGTGGCCTTCGGCCTCTCCTACCGGGGCCTGCCGCTGCGCAGCACGATTCTAAGCTACATTCTGCTGACTATGCTGTTCAGCGGCGGACTCGTTCCCTTTTACATTCAGCTCAATAATCTTGGCCTGATTAATACGTTCTGGGTGTATATTCTGCCGGGACTCTTCTCCGTCTGGAACATGTTCGTCATGCTGAAGTTCATTCAGGGCATTCCGGAAGCGCTCGTCGAGTCGGCGGAGCTGGATGGGGCAGGACCGGTCCGTATTCTATGGCAAATCATTGTCCCGTTATCGAAGCCTATGCTCGCTGCGCTGGGGCTGTTCACCGCAGTGGGCCACTGGAATGACTGGTTCGCCGGAGCCTTCTTCGTCACGAAGCAGAATTTGATTCCTGTGCAGACCTTCCTCCAGCAGCTGCTGTCGGCACAGGATCTGTCGGCCGTGCTGGGCTCCAACAACAATCAGGAGGCGCTGGCCCGCAGCTCGCAGCTCCAGAATATTACGCTGATGTCGATCAAAATGTCTGTGGTGATGGTCAGTGCGCTTCCGATTCTCTGTGTGTATCCGTTCCTGCAGAAATATTTCGTCAAAGGCGTTCTTCTGGGGTCCGTGAAGGGCTGA
- a CDS encoding amidohydrolase family protein — protein sequence MILKQPQFQAYTGIHIAGIQGKRFDIEITNGRFTAVADAAPQPEQAKDGSRQQQLWISPGILDLHTHLAWTDFDHDDQLRRDPREIEVMQAEAFAATLRTGVTTARDAGGILPATIRHLVKYYQQPLRVETSSEMLGAADAKGIKHLENRLTEIYATGAGWVKIMATGGLGAPTEKVTEPNFSGEEFAFIVRHAHANGKKVLVHTWGGVTIDWSIGAGVESIEHGMFMTWDQAGRLAESGVAYVPTTSIYRIAADPKGVLGLPPVICERAARAADAHAIALGYAREAGVRLGFGTDYATPALHGYNLQEFDTLLDYGLSRAEAWRSATEDAAGILGSGHELGRIAEGYIADAVIYAADPYQAKNADQLRTSIVTVITGAQEEDLL from the coding sequence ATGATCCTCAAGCAGCCGCAATTTCAGGCATACACCGGAATCCATATTGCAGGTATCCAGGGAAAACGCTTCGATATCGAGATTACGAACGGGCGGTTCACCGCAGTGGCTGATGCGGCGCCGCAGCCGGAACAGGCGAAAGATGGCTCCCGGCAGCAGCAGCTATGGATCAGTCCAGGCATTCTGGATCTGCACACCCATCTGGCCTGGACTGACTTCGACCATGACGACCAGCTCCGCCGGGACCCAAGAGAGATTGAGGTGATGCAGGCGGAGGCCTTCGCCGCTACCTTGCGGACGGGGGTAACTACAGCCCGCGACGCCGGCGGTATTCTGCCTGCCACAATCCGGCATCTCGTGAAGTATTACCAGCAGCCGCTGCGGGTTGAGACCAGCAGTGAAATGCTGGGAGCTGCCGATGCCAAGGGGATCAAGCATTTGGAGAACCGCCTGACGGAGATCTACGCAACCGGGGCAGGCTGGGTCAAAATCATGGCAACCGGCGGTCTCGGCGCACCGACTGAGAAGGTTACGGAGCCGAACTTCTCCGGGGAGGAATTCGCCTTCATCGTCCGTCATGCCCATGCAAACGGGAAGAAGGTATTGGTGCATACCTGGGGCGGCGTGACGATCGACTGGTCCATCGGGGCCGGTGTGGAATCTATTGAGCACGGGATGTTCATGACCTGGGATCAGGCCGGGAGACTGGCGGAATCCGGCGTGGCTTATGTGCCTACCACTTCCATCTACCGGATTGCCGCCGATCCAAAGGGTGTGCTGGGGCTGCCGCCGGTTATCTGTGAACGTGCAGCCCGTGCAGCCGATGCTCATGCCATCGCGCTCGGATATGCCAGAGAGGCAGGGGTGCGGCTGGGCTTCGGCACCGATTACGCGACGCCTGCGCTGCATGGCTACAACCTGCAGGAATTCGACACCCTGCTGGACTATGGCTTGAGCCGCGCTGAGGCGTGGCGGTCAGCTACAGAAGACGCGGCCGGAATTCTCGGAAGCGGCCATGAGCTGGGCCGGATTGCGGAAGGCTATATTGCCGATGCCGTCATCTACGCCGCCGATCCGTATCAGGCCAAGAATGCGGATCAGCTGCGCACGAGCATTGTTACGGTCATTACCGGCGCGCAGGAGGAGGATTTGCTGTAA
- a CDS encoding ABC transporter permease yields MYNKFYKYRWQYLMILPGVVLLFLFSYIPMAGIQVAFKDFQIGTSIWDSTWAGLDNFTFLEDPQFLTVVQNTLYISVLKFICGFPAPILLALLINEVTRPAFKRFVQSVSYLPHFFSWIVVAYILQSFLTLDGGLVNQFIGQAGGEPVFFLGSTEWFRPIVVFSGLWKETGWNTILYLAAITTIDPQLYESAKVEGAGKLAQIRHITLPGIMPTISIVLILSIPSLITVGMDQIYPLMNSANHSVADVLDTYILRNGLQQGYFGMATAVGLLSSLISLTLVVSTNQLSRKLNGEGLW; encoded by the coding sequence TTGTACAACAAATTCTACAAATACCGCTGGCAATATCTGATGATCTTACCCGGAGTAGTCCTGCTGTTTCTGTTCAGCTATATTCCAATGGCCGGGATTCAGGTCGCCTTCAAGGATTTTCAGATTGGGACCTCGATCTGGGACAGCACATGGGCAGGCCTGGATAACTTCACGTTCCTGGAAGACCCGCAGTTCCTGACCGTGGTCCAGAATACGCTGTACATTTCGGTGCTGAAGTTCATCTGCGGCTTCCCGGCCCCGATTCTGCTGGCGCTCCTGATCAATGAAGTGACCCGGCCGGCGTTCAAGCGCTTCGTCCAATCCGTCAGCTATCTGCCGCATTTCTTCTCCTGGATCGTGGTTGCTTATATTCTGCAATCCTTCCTCACGCTGGACGGCGGGCTGGTCAATCAGTTCATTGGGCAGGCGGGGGGAGAACCGGTGTTTTTCCTGGGCTCGACAGAGTGGTTCCGTCCAATCGTTGTCTTCAGCGGCTTATGGAAAGAAACCGGCTGGAACACCATTCTCTATCTGGCCGCCATTACCACCATTGATCCGCAGCTGTACGAATCGGCGAAGGTGGAAGGTGCAGGCAAGCTGGCACAGATCCGCCATATCACCCTTCCCGGAATCATGCCGACCATCTCCATAGTGCTGATTCTCAGTATTCCAAGCTTAATTACAGTTGGGATGGATCAGATTTATCCGCTCATGAACTCTGCCAATCATAGTGTTGCCGATGTACTGGACACTTATATTCTCCGCAACGGGCTGCAGCAGGGGTACTTCGGGATGGCGACGGCAGTAGGGCTATTGTCTTCGTTAATCAGCCTAACCCTGGTCGTCTCAACCAATCAGCTGTCCAGAAAACTAAACGGGGAAGGACTGTGGTGA
- a CDS encoding ABC transporter ATP-binding protein, with amino-acid sequence MEVALQVQDVTVRYGGFTALDQIRLELERHTTLGLVGESGSGKSTLARVIAGLITPDAGQLLLGAEPLGRKRSKTQHKQIQMIFQNPDSSLNPRHSVRQILAEALLFHRIVERSQVERRSKELLSRVELDARSLDRYPHEFSGGQRQRIAIARALSVEPSLLIADEPTSALDVSVQRSVLELFHTLQAELNLTMLFISHDLGVIHAVSDTVAVMRQGQLVEVNSKDEFFVRPQHEYSRELLSAVPKMPQY; translated from the coding sequence ATGGAAGTAGCTCTACAGGTGCAGGATGTAACTGTCCGTTATGGCGGGTTCACCGCCCTCGATCAGATCCGGCTGGAGCTTGAGCGGCATACCACGCTGGGGCTTGTCGGTGAGTCCGGCTCCGGGAAGTCTACGCTGGCCCGGGTCATCGCCGGACTGATCACCCCGGATGCAGGACAGCTTCTGCTGGGCGCGGAGCCGTTAGGCAGGAAGCGGAGCAAGACACAGCATAAGCAGATTCAGATGATTTTTCAGAATCCGGATTCTTCCCTCAATCCCAGGCATTCCGTCCGGCAGATTCTGGCGGAAGCCTTGCTGTTCCACCGGATTGTAGAGCGTTCGCAGGTTGAGCGCAGAAGTAAGGAGCTGCTGAGCCGGGTGGAGCTGGATGCCAGATCCCTGGACAGATATCCGCATGAATTCTCCGGCGGCCAGCGCCAGCGGATTGCCATTGCCCGCGCACTAAGTGTAGAGCCTAGCCTGCTGATTGCCGATGAGCCCACAAGCGCACTGGATGTCTCAGTGCAACGCAGTGTACTGGAGCTGTTCCATACGCTGCAAGCCGAGCTTAATCTGACGATGCTGTTCATCTCCCATGATCTGGGAGTCATTCATGCCGTCAGCGATACTGTCGCTGTTATGCGTCAGGGGCAGCTGGTCGAGGTGAATTCGAAGGATGAGTTCTTCGTCCGGCCCCAGCATGAATACAGCCGTGAGCTATTGTCTGCGGTGCCCAAGATGCCGCAATATTGA
- a CDS encoding Lsa family ABC-F type ribosomal protection protein: MSLINVSNLTFAYQGTYDNIFENVSFQLDTDWRLGFTGRNGRGKTTFLNLLLGKYEYSGTISAQVGFEYFPYEIADRKVQTLEILDEIDPELENWKFMRELSLLKVSEDALYRPFESLSNGEQTKVLLAALFARENQFLLIDEPTNHLDAKGRKLVSDYLRTKNGYILVSHDRAFLDNCVDHILSINKTNIEIQKGNFSSWWQNKSRQDQFELAEDEKLRKDIKRLSDSAKRTGGWAHEVEKSKNGTRSSGNKLDKGYVGHKAAKMMKRSKSIQQRQESAIAEKSKLLRNLESADSLKIAQLPYHKEQLVELEEVAVHYGDTTVCSGVTFTIEQGDRIALSGSNGSGKSSLLKLICGGDISYTGRFTRDSQMAISYVSQDTSHLQGSLNDYARERGIDESLFKAILRKLDFSRLQFEKEMSTYSGGQKKKVLIAASLSEQVHLHIWDEPLNFIDVISRMQIEELLLEYAPTILFVEHDQEFCTNIATKQVLLD; encoded by the coding sequence ATGTCTTTAATCAATGTGAGCAATTTAACGTTTGCCTATCAGGGCACCTATGATAATATTTTTGAGAATGTGAGCTTTCAGCTGGATACAGATTGGAGGCTGGGCTTCACCGGACGCAACGGGCGCGGCAAGACTACCTTCCTGAACCTGCTGCTCGGCAAATATGAATACAGCGGGACGATCTCCGCACAGGTGGGCTTCGAGTATTTCCCGTATGAGATTGCTGACCGGAAGGTACAGACCCTGGAGATTCTCGATGAGATCGACCCGGAGCTGGAAAACTGGAAGTTCATGCGCGAGCTGTCCCTGCTGAAGGTGAGCGAGGATGCGCTGTACCGGCCGTTTGAATCGCTGTCGAACGGAGAACAGACGAAGGTGCTGTTGGCGGCTCTGTTCGCGCGCGAGAACCAGTTCCTGCTCATTGATGAGCCGACGAACCATCTGGATGCGAAAGGCCGGAAGCTGGTCAGTGACTATCTCCGCACCAAGAACGGGTACATTCTGGTGTCGCATGACCGGGCTTTTCTCGATAACTGTGTGGACCATATCTTATCGATTAACAAGACCAATATTGAGATCCAGAAGGGCAACTTCAGCAGCTGGTGGCAAAATAAGTCCAGACAGGACCAGTTCGAGCTGGCAGAGGATGAGAAGCTGCGGAAGGACATTAAGCGCTTATCGGACTCTGCCAAAAGAACGGGCGGCTGGGCGCATGAAGTGGAGAAATCCAAAAATGGCACCCGGAGCTCCGGCAACAAATTGGATAAAGGCTATGTCGGCCATAAGGCCGCCAAGATGATGAAGCGCTCCAAGTCGATTCAGCAGCGCCAGGAATCCGCGATTGCCGAGAAGTCGAAGCTGCTGCGGAATCTGGAAAGCGCGGACAGCCTGAAAATTGCACAGCTTCCTTATCATAAAGAGCAACTAGTGGAGCTGGAGGAGGTTGCGGTCCATTACGGGGACACTACCGTATGTTCAGGAGTGACCTTCACCATCGAACAGGGGGACAGAATTGCTCTCTCCGGCAGCAACGGCTCAGGCAAATCTAGCCTTCTGAAGCTGATCTGCGGCGGGGACATTAGCTATACCGGCCGCTTCACAAGAGACAGCCAAATGGCTATTTCTTATGTGTCCCAGGACACCTCGCACCTCCAGGGCAGCCTGAACGATTATGCCAGAGAACGGGGAATCGATGAGAGCCTGTTCAAGGCCATTCTGCGGAAGCTTGATTTCTCGCGGCTGCAATTCGAGAAGGAAATGTCAACGTACAGCGGCGGGCAGAAGAAAAAGGTGCTGATTGCCGCCAGCCTCAGCGAGCAGGTGCATCTGCACATCTGGGATGAGCCGCTCAACTTCATCGATGTGATCTCCCGGATGCAGATCGAGGAGCTGCTGCTGGAATATGCTCCAACCATCCTGTTTGTAGAGCACGACCAGGAATTCTGTACGAATATTGCAACGAAGCAGGTGCTGCTCGACTAA
- a CDS encoding pyridoxal-phosphate-dependent aminotransferase family protein, translated as MNRQTTGFVPLTLSELDTLTQQLSRLFGTQHPPAIIPGEAILGIEAVAAGIAAPGRTILNIVTGPYGSLFGEWLTRGGATVKEVKVPFDQVVTVEEVAAAIELHQPVAISLVQAEVVTGGSNPAEEIFKLARRHDLITITDSVSAVGGEALSVDEWAVDFAVMGAQKALAGPNGISAVSISPRGWAFLESNERAPRNSILSLLDLQPSQDGAAPLRVPPNIPVLEARALIEALEAVAEEGLSQVIKRHERAAASAVAGIMELGLAPWQKDSRHYSTLTTTVRIDEQPLLLIKQPIGIIAPGDGELFGQLLRMNHFGTNASRESVEAAVQTLARLLKLDAEPAVQAVRQVWGEAE; from the coding sequence ATGAACCGTCAAACTACAGGATTCGTACCATTGACGTTATCTGAGCTGGACACATTAACACAGCAGCTGTCCCGGTTATTTGGGACACAGCATCCTCCGGCAATCATTCCGGGAGAGGCGATTCTAGGCATTGAGGCGGTAGCAGCAGGAATTGCAGCGCCGGGACGTACGATTCTGAACATAGTAACCGGACCTTACGGCAGCTTGTTCGGAGAGTGGCTTACGCGCGGCGGGGCCACGGTTAAGGAAGTGAAGGTTCCGTTTGACCAGGTGGTTACAGTAGAGGAGGTCGCCGCAGCGATTGAGCTGCATCAGCCGGTTGCGATTTCTTTGGTGCAGGCAGAGGTGGTTACAGGCGGCTCGAACCCGGCGGAGGAGATCTTCAAGCTGGCCCGCAGGCACGACCTGATTACGATAACGGATTCCGTGTCTGCTGTCGGGGGAGAGGCGCTGTCTGTGGATGAGTGGGCAGTAGATTTCGCTGTAATGGGTGCGCAAAAAGCGCTCGCCGGTCCTAACGGAATCAGCGCGGTCAGTATTTCTCCCCGCGGTTGGGCCTTCCTGGAGTCGAACGAACGGGCTCCGCGCAATTCCATTCTGTCCTTGCTGGATCTGCAGCCGTCACAGGATGGCGCTGCGCCGCTCCGCGTCCCGCCGAATATCCCGGTCCTGGAAGCCAGAGCCCTGATCGAAGCCCTGGAAGCTGTTGCCGAGGAGGGACTGTCACAAGTAATCAAGAGGCATGAACGTGCAGCGGCTTCTGCTGTCGCCGGGATCATGGAGCTTGGGCTTGCACCTTGGCAGAAGGACAGCAGGCATTATTCTACGCTGACTACGACTGTCCGGATTGACGAGCAGCCGCTTCTGCTGATCAAGCAGCCTATCGGTATCATAGCTCCAGGGGACGGGGAGTTATTCGGTCAACTGCTGCGGATGAACCATTTCGGAACGAATGCAAGCCGCGAAAGTGTGGAAGCAGCGGTACAGACGCTGGCCAGACTGCTGAAGCTGGATGCTGAACCGGCCGTGCAGGCCGTCCGCCAGGTCTGGGGGGAAGCGGAATGA
- a CDS encoding HAD family hydrolase has translation MNQSSRKIIFIDIDGTLLMENGLVPESAVQACQQARKNGHLLYLCTGRSKAEIYDYIWEIGFDGLIGAAGGYVESGGELLYHKKVTPEDAKHLIDYFNANGVDFILESNTALHGSRHLQPHLERRIYGDLLNDPEAQERKRQSPHPYIATLTYGNEELYLDDVNKICFLESSLPFDQIQEELQDRFTAIQCSIPIFGENSGELMMPGVHKAAAIADVLNHLNIPLENSMAIGDGLNDLEMLSYVQVGVAMGNAREPLKAIADDITDSIENDGLYNAFLKHGLI, from the coding sequence ATGAATCAGAGCAGCAGAAAGATTATTTTCATCGATATTGACGGAACGCTTCTCATGGAGAATGGATTGGTCCCGGAATCGGCGGTGCAGGCATGCCAGCAGGCACGGAAGAACGGGCATTTGCTATACCTGTGCACCGGACGCTCCAAGGCAGAAATCTATGATTATATCTGGGAGATCGGGTTCGACGGGTTGATTGGAGCCGCAGGCGGTTATGTGGAGAGCGGTGGCGAACTGCTTTATCATAAAAAAGTGACCCCGGAGGATGCCAAGCATCTGATCGATTATTTTAACGCGAACGGGGTCGACTTCATTCTGGAATCCAATACGGCGCTTCACGGCAGCCGCCATTTACAGCCTCACCTGGAACGCAGAATCTATGGTGACTTGCTGAATGACCCGGAGGCGCAGGAGAGAAAACGGCAGTCGCCCCATCCCTATATTGCAACACTCACTTATGGGAACGAGGAGTTATATCTGGATGATGTCAACAAAATATGCTTCTTGGAGAGCAGCCTGCCCTTTGATCAGATTCAGGAGGAATTACAGGACCGGTTCACTGCGATTCAGTGCTCCATCCCGATCTTCGGGGAGAACAGCGGGGAGCTGATGATGCCAGGCGTTCATAAAGCTGCGGCTATTGCTGATGTTCTGAATCATCTGAATATCCCGCTTGAGAACAGTATGGCGATTGGAGACGGGCTTAACGATCTGGAGATGCTGAGTTATGTCCAGGTGGGGGTTGCCATGGGCAATGCCCGCGAGCCGCTCAAAGCCATTGCCGATGATATTACCGATTCGATTGAGAACGATGGACTCTATAACGCCTTCCTGAAGCACGGACTGATCTGA
- a CDS encoding sensor histidine kinase, with protein MIKQSVEKAIIRMTRSMNLRGKIVLFYGLIVFLPTVLLAAGAGYLMLQTVRANYILTIREAVRQSAQSIEFRKQSYDLLATRTATDGELISRLTRDYADITEQLGTVNYVDRSFLFTSKYLPGIENFRIYHTNDTLVQDGGLLWKPEGRMLSGQREQDWYAQRLFSPDNLMWTNAKDDRNKLVVSHKILDSNGDVHGLVYLLLDYKSVFAESFDHPFDGAGEMYIVDGSERIIASSEPSEIAASLSSSSLSEYWGSADGTTRTNNGTVLITQEIKSGWRVGALVHLDRLEEQSRRILYYIAAGIAFFLLLSIFLIMTVLKNTIWRIRKLGSRMTDISEGYFEVKVKNRDKDELGELEVLFNSMSGRLGKLVKEHTEALLKEREQSFRALQAQINPHFIYNSLSLIRWRALDLQDELQVRTIDALTTFYRLALGNQVNVTRLRDELEHVKAYIDIQQLRYPGQVSVEWEVKPEILDLYTIKLILQPIVENCYLHGDITAREHAFIQITAERSGDEVRIQVFDNGQGIGQDKLEEIRAGTYSGSRNGFGMNNIRDRLALYFGPDGRLEIDSAEDEWTAVTIHIPVCLERPELKRKEG; from the coding sequence ATGATCAAACAGAGCGTAGAGAAAGCAATTATTCGTATGACCCGGTCCATGAACCTGAGAGGAAAAATTGTCCTGTTCTACGGCCTGATAGTATTCCTTCCCACGGTGCTGCTTGCAGCGGGAGCAGGCTATCTAATGCTGCAGACCGTCCGGGCCAATTATATTCTGACCATCAGGGAAGCTGTCCGCCAAAGTGCGCAGAGCATTGAGTTCCGCAAGCAGAGCTATGACCTTCTGGCCACACGGACAGCGACAGATGGTGAATTGATCTCAAGATTAACGCGGGATTATGCGGATATCACAGAACAGCTTGGTACCGTCAATTACGTGGACAGATCCTTCCTGTTTACAAGCAAATACCTTCCGGGTATTGAGAATTTCCGCATCTACCATACCAATGATACGCTGGTGCAGGATGGCGGCTTGTTGTGGAAGCCCGAGGGGCGGATGCTGTCCGGACAGCGGGAGCAGGACTGGTATGCGCAGCGGCTTTTTTCTCCGGATAATCTGATGTGGACCAATGCCAAGGATGACAGGAACAAGCTTGTCGTATCCCACAAAATCCTTGACAGCAACGGGGATGTACACGGGCTGGTCTATCTGCTGCTGGATTATAAAAGCGTGTTCGCGGAATCCTTCGACCATCCCTTTGACGGCGCCGGGGAAATGTATATCGTTGACGGCAGTGAACGGATCATCGCCTCCTCGGAACCGTCCGAGATCGCTGCTTCGTTATCCTCCTCTTCGTTAAGTGAGTACTGGGGCAGCGCTGACGGAACTACCCGGACGAACAACGGAACGGTGCTGATTACACAGGAGATCAAATCCGGCTGGCGGGTCGGCGCACTGGTGCATCTGGACCGCCTGGAGGAACAGTCCAGACGGATTCTGTATTATATCGCAGCGGGAATTGCGTTCTTCCTGCTGCTGTCGATTTTCCTGATCATGACTGTCCTGAAGAATACCATCTGGCGCATACGCAAGCTGGGGAGCCGGATGACAGATATATCGGAAGGATACTTCGAAGTAAAGGTGAAGAACCGGGACAAGGATGAGCTGGGTGAGCTGGAGGTGCTGTTTAACTCCATGTCCGGGCGGCTCGGGAAGCTGGTTAAAGAGCATACGGAAGCGCTGCTTAAGGAGCGTGAGCAATCCTTCCGGGCGCTTCAGGCACAGATTAATCCGCATTTCATCTATAATTCGCTCAGCCTGATCCGCTGGCGGGCGCTGGATCTGCAGGATGAGCTGCAAGTCCGCACGATAGATGCGCTGACGACCTTTTACCGGCTGGCACTGGGCAATCAGGTCAATGTAACCCGGCTGCGCGATGAGCTGGAGCATGTGAAGGCGTATATCGATATTCAGCAGCTCCGTTATCCAGGGCAGGTCTCGGTGGAATGGGAGGTGAAGCCGGAGATCCTTGATCTCTATACCATCAAGCTGATCCTGCAGCCGATTGTAGAGAACTGTTATCTGCATGGCGACATTACGGCCAGGGAGCATGCTTTTATTCAGATCACGGCTGAACGCAGTGGGGATGAGGTGCGCATCCAGGTGTTTGACAACGGGCAAGGGATCGGACAGGATAAGCTTGAAGAGATACGTGCCGGTACTTACAGCGGCAGCAGGAACGGGTTCGGCATGAACAATATCAGGGACCGTCTGGCGCTATATTTCGGTCCCGATGGCCGCCTAGAAATCGACAGCGCAGAAGACGAATGGACGGCGGTAACCATCCATATTCCGGTCTGCTTAGAACGTCCCGAGCTGAAGAGGAAGGAGGGGTAA